The following proteins are encoded in a genomic region of Sesamum indicum cultivar Zhongzhi No. 13 linkage group LG8, S_indicum_v1.0, whole genome shotgun sequence:
- the LOC105169254 gene encoding dicarboxylate transporter 2.1, chloroplastic — MESIVLHSPTPSFSRLSLRPRRPYISSPHLPPLISLSSHKLPFLRHPTNLSLFRPLPKTTPRNPIIIPSASSGTPAPTESKPPSPPPPPPQGAKPIPLLISIAIGILVRFFVPKPPEVTPQAWQLLSIFLSTIAGLVLSPLPVGAWAFLGLTTSIVTKTLTFTSAFSAFTNEVIWLIVISFFFARGFVKTGLGDRIATYFVKWMGKSTLGLSYGLTLSEALIAPAMPSTTARAGGVFLPIIKSLSLSAGSKPGDPSKKKLGSYLVQSQFQCAGNSSGLFLTAAAQNLLCLKLAEELGVVISNPWISWFKAASLPAFVSLLATPLILYKLYPPETKDTPDAPAMAAKKLDIMGPVTKNEWIMIGTMLLAVTLWVFGDALGVPSVVAAMLGLSILLLLGVLDWDDCLSEKSAWDTLAWFAVLVGMAGQLTNLGIVSWMSNCVAKSLQSLSLSWPAAFGLLQASYFLIHYLFASQTGHVGALYSAFLAMHLAAGVPGVLAALALAYNTNLFGALTHYSSGQAAVYFGAGYIDLPDVFKFGFLMALINAVIWGVVGTFWWKFLGLY, encoded by the exons ATGGAGAGTATCGTCCTCCACTCCCCTACTCCCTCTTTCTCTCGCCTCTCCCTCCGCCCTCGCCGCCCCTACATTTCCTCCCCCCATCTTCCTCCCCTCATTTCTCTCTCCTCCCACAAACTCCCTTTCCTCCGCCACCCCACCAACCTCTCCCTCTTCCGCCCCCTCCCCAAAACCACCCCGAGAAACCCCATCATCATTCCCTCAGCCTCCTCCGGTACTCCCGCCCCCACTGAATCGAAACCCccatctcctcctcctcctccaccacaAGGCGCCAAACCCATCCCTTTACTCATCTCAATTGCCATAGGAATCCTCGTCCGCTTCTTCGTCCCCAAACCCCCCGAAGTCACCCCTCAAGCCTGGCAATTGCTCTCCATTTTCCTCTCAACCATCGCCGGCCTCGTTCTCAGCCCCCTCCCGGTCGGCGCGTGGGCCTTTCTCGGTCTCACCACCTCTATTGTCACTAAAACACTCACCTTTACCTCCGCCTTCTCGGCGTTCACGAATGAAGTTATTTGGTTGATTGTcatctcctttttctttgccCGGGGTTTCGTGAAGACGGGCTTGGGGGATAGAATTGCTACGTATTTCGTCAAGTGGATGGGGAAAAGTACTCTCGGATTGTCTTACGGATTGACTTTGAGTGAGGCATTGATAGCGCCAGCAATGCCGAGCACCACTGCCAGGGCAGGAGGTGTTTTCTTGCCAATTATTAAGTCGTTATCATTGTCAGCAGGGAGTAAGCCGGGTGACCCCTCCAAGAAGAAGCTTGGGTCTTATCTAGTGCAGTCTCAGTTCCAG TGTGCTGGTAACTCTAGTGGTCTTTTCCTAACTGCTGCAGCTCAAAATCTGCTTTGTCTCAAGTTAGCTGAGGAACTTGGGGTCGTAATTTCAAACCCATGGATTTCTTGGTTCAAGGCTGCAAGTTTACCTGCTTTTGTCTCTCTTCTAGCTACGCCGTTGATCTTGTATAAACTTTATCCTCCTGAAACCAAAGATACACCAGATGCCCCTGCCATGGCTGCAAAGAAGTTGGATATTATGGGTCCTGtgacaaaaaatgaatggattATGATTGGTACGATGCTTCTTGCAGTTACTTTGTGGGTTTTCGG AGATGCTCTTGGTGTTCCTAGTGTTGTTGCTGCCATGCTTGGGTTGTCAATACTCTTGTTATTAGGAGTGCTAGATTGGGATGATTGCTTAAGTGAGAAATCCGCGTGGGATACTTTGGCATGGTTTGCTGTTCTAGTTGGCATGGCTGGCCAGTTGACAAACCTTGGCATTGTAAGCTGGATGTCTAATTGCGTGGCCAAATCTTTGCAGTCATTATCATTGAGCTGGCCTGCTGCCTTTGGCCTACTTCAAGCCTCTTATTTCTTGATTCACTATTTATTTGCAAGTCAAACGGGCCATGTGGGAGCATTATACTCTGCATTTCTAGCTATGCATTTGGCAGCAGGAGTGCCTGGTGTGCTAGCTGCATTAGCTCTCGCATACAATACCAATCTATTTGGTGCTTTGACGCATTATAGCAGTGGCCAGGCTGCTGTATACTTCGGAG CTGGTTACATAGATCTTCCAGATGTCTTCAAGTTCGGGTTTCTTATGGCTCTCATCAATGCTGTGATTTGGGGAGTTGTTGGGACATTCTGGTGGAAGTTCTTGGGGCTGTATTAA